In one Magallana gigas chromosome 9, xbMagGiga1.1, whole genome shotgun sequence genomic region, the following are encoded:
- the LOC105324702 gene encoding threonylcarbamoyl-AMP synthase yields MVRLTTFLRNHVAVKTMARVVDICSNELHQLVAMATESLLSGKVIAVPTDTIYGIAALVQNSEAVDRMYNIKNRDYSKPLAISVAEIKDIYRWGKVTVSSELLSELLPGAVTVVFERTEDLNPDLNPGTSLAGIRIPDHKFVREISRSCQGPIALTSANVSSTQSTLNIQEFKNLWPQLDIVFDGGELGDTFHSRAGSTVVDLSVQGTYKIIREGSAIKSTLAALRSHHLQDRENR; encoded by the exons ATGGTTAGATTGACGACATTTCTTAGGAATCACGTTGCAGTAAAAACCATGGCAAGAGTAGTGGATATTTGCTCGAACG AGCTTCATCAGCTTGTTGCGATGGCTACAGAGAGTCTGCTCTCAGGGAAAGTAATAGCTGTCCCCACAGACACAATTTATGGAATCGCTGCTCTTGTGCAGAACAGTGAGGCCGTGGATCGGATGTACAACATCAAGAACAGGGATTACAGCAAACCTCTCGCCATAAGTGTTGCTGAAATAAAGGACATCTACAG ATGGGGTAAAGTGACAGTAAGCAGTGAACTGCTGTCGGAGTTACTGCCAGGTGCAGTGACAGTTGTGTTTGAGAGGACAGAGGACTTGAATCCAGATCTCAATCCTGGCACGTCACTGGCCGGAATCCGGATTCCAGACCACAAGTTTGTAAGAGAGATATCAAGGTCTTGTCAAGGTCCCATTGCTTTGACCAGTGCAAACGTCAGCTCCACCCAAAGCACACTGAATATACAG GAGTTTAAGAACCTGTGGCCTCAGCTAGACATTGTGTTTGATGGAGGAGAACTGGGTGATACATTCCATTCCAGGGCAGGGTCCACGGTGGTGGATCTCTCAGTTCAGGGCACATACAAAATCATCAGGGAAGGGAG TGCAATCAAGTCTACTCTGGCAGCACTGCGCTCACATCATCTACAAGACCGAGAAAACAGATAG
- the LOC105324708 gene encoding biliverdin reductase A, protein MSGKVYGVGVIGLGKAGRVRVRDLLQYTSHGDVQWCLKGFVSRRTLEIEGAKQLTEDEVFTREDVDAILICTENGLHERLVRKGLENGKHVLCEFPLALSLKVAKEFFEMAERKGVILHEENIGLLNDYKKQLDQSTPWKHCDITLKGSYNGWVEDHKTSGPPFVCNVSLIETACHLCGDVKAVGGTYSENEDSFHATAHLETPDKRTVTISLRRFRESDGREKSIIFQLQDGTVLNLRPSKTPGAKPGLFMRDFYNFMEEVTSGKIDQEMKDRTLRAFQIAEDIHRIIMPKSNF, encoded by the exons ATGTCCGGTAAGGTGTATGGAGTTGGCGTCATTGGGTTAGGGAAAGCTGGACGTGTTCGAGTGAGAGATCTCCTACAGTATACGTCACACGGTGATGTACAGTGGTGTTTGAAAGGATTCGTGTCGAG ACGAACGCTGGAGATTGAAGGAGCGAAGCAGCTCACAGAGGATGAAGTGTTTACACGAGAAGATGTCGACGCCATTTTGATTTGCACAGAAAACGGATTACACGAACGATTGGTCAG GAAGGGGCTAGAAAATGGGAAGCACGTCCTTTGTGAATTCCCTTTGGCTTTATCATTAAAGGTCGCCAAGGAGTTTTTTGAGATGGCGGAGAGAAAAG gCGTTATCCTTCACGAAGAAAACATTGGACTGTTAAATGACTACAAGAAACAACTGGATCAAAGCACTCCATGGAAACATTGCGACATTACATTGAAAG GTAGTTACAACGGGTGGGTTGAAGATCACAAAACCTCAGGACCACCTTTCGTGTGCAACGTTTCACTCATAGAGACCGCTTGTCATTTATGTGGTGACGTCAAAGCGGTGGGCGGGACTTACAGTGAAAACGAGGACAGTTTCCATGCTACAGCACATCTGGAAACACCAGACAAGAG AACAGTCACCATAAGTTTGAGGAGATTCAGAGAGTCTGACGGGAGGGAGAAATCCATTATATTTCAGTTACAAGATGGAACGGTACTGAATCTCAGACCTTCAAAAACACCAGGTGCAAAACCAG GATTGTTTATGCGAGATTTCTATAACTTCATGGAGGAGGTGACGAGTGGAAAGATTGACCAAGAAATGAAGGACAGGACTTTGCGAGCTTTTCAGATAGCTGAGGATATCCATCGTATCATTATGCCCAAGTCTAACTTCTGA
- the LOC105324706 gene encoding mitochondrial tRNA methylthiotransferase CDK5RAP1 yields MSTNLGVMSCSKLLKHWKALSHILNSSKVDKRAILAPSFARRLHLSNYVNHRFDQFEDTDKRTHFNEKLEKGPSLQHFIANSGETIDNYEQVSVGERVPYLEEELYSGHGRKVYFDTYGCQMNFNDTEIAWSILKDKGYAKAESINEADVILLMTCSIRDNAEQKIWNMVNIYKGLKRRGGKKKPLKIGILGCMAERLKHKILDKEKMVDLVCGPDAYRDLPRLLSVTSGSGQSAVNVLLSLEETYADVMPVRINSNAKTAFVSITRGCNNMCSYCIVPYTRGRERSRPVSSIVEEVRKLSDQGIKEVTLLGQNVNSYCDKSEEDHYGGLPNSEAQGGGSTGENTVLSRGFKTIYKLQSGGRRFSHLLDQVSRIDPDMRIRFTSPHPKDFPDEVLYLIKDRPNICNKIHLPAQSGSTAMLQAMRRGHTREAYLDLVHHIREIIPDVALTSDFIVGFCGETEEDHRDTVSLIEQVKFRYVYQFPYSMRQKTHAYHHLKDTVPESVKKRRTQEVIDCARQGMLGLNQSQIGQEQLILIEGHSKRSTSDMWGRNDGGTKVIIPTDPIPCSELDPSLQELTIGDYVAVKVLSANSQTLFGQPLYLSNLVDYASKPANLTKSRTALVS; encoded by the exons ATGTCAACAAACTTGGGAGTCATGTCATGTTCAAaactattgaaacactggaaagCATTATCCCACATTTTAAATTCAAGCAAAGTAGACAAAAGAGCAATCCTTGCACCATCGTTTGCTCGTCGTTTGCATTTATCAAATTATGTGAACCACAGATTTGATCAATTTGAAGACACTGATAAAAGGACACATTTTAATGAAAAGCTTGAGAAAGGACCAAGTTTGCAACACTTTATCGCGAATTCTGGGGAAACtattgataattatgaacaagTTAGTGTTGGAGAAAGAGTTCCTTATTTAGAAGAAGAACTCTATTCTGGCCATGGCAGAAAAG TATACTTTGATACATATGGATGTCAAATGAATTTCAATGATACAGAAATTGCCTGGAGTATACTAAAAGACAAAGGATATGCAAAAGCAGAGTCCATAAATGAG GCTGATGTAATATTGCTAATGACATGCTCAATCAGAGACAATGCTGAACAAAAGATATGGAACATGGTGAATATTTACAAGGGGCTGAAGAGAAGAGgcggaaaaaagaaaccacTGAAAATTGGAATTCTAG GCTGCATGGCTGAGAGATTAAAGCACAAGATCTTGGACAAGGAGAAAATGGTGGACCTAGTTTGTGGCCCCGATGCCTACAGAGACCTACCCCGACTACTGTCCGTGACCTCAGGGTCAGGACAGTCCGCTG TCAATGTTTTGCTGTCATTGGAGGAGACCTACGCTGATGTGATGCCTGTCAGAATTAACAGCAATGCTAAGACAGCCTTTGT ATCCATCACGCGTGGATGTAACAACATGTGTTCCTACTGTATCGTCCCCTACACCCGTGGCCGGGAGAGGAGTCGACCCGTGTCATCTATTGTAGAGGAGGTCAGAAAACTCTCGGATCAG GGCATCAAAGAAGTCACACTGCTGGGACAGAACGTCAACAGTTATTGTGACAAGTCTGAGGAGGATCACTACGGGGGTCTACCAAACAGTGAGGCCCAAGGAGGGGGCAGTACGGGGGAGAACACAGTGCTCAGTAGAGGATTTAAAACGATCTACAAGCTACAAAGTGGGGGCCGCAGGTTCAGCCATCTCCTGGATCAAGTGTCACGGATCGACCCAGACATGAGAATCCGCTTCACTTCTCCACATCCGAAGGATTTTCCAGATGAG GTGCTGTACTTAATCAAAGATCGGCCAAACATATGTAACAAGATTCACCTCCCGGCTCAAAGTGGCAGCACAGCCATGCTTCAGGCCATGAGGAGAGG ACATACAAGGGAAGCTTATCTAGATTTAGTTCATCACATCAGAGAAATTATACCAG ATGTGGCATTAACGAGTGACTTTATTGTGGGTTTCTGTGGAGAAACTGAAGAAGATCATAGAGATACTGTGTCCCTCATAGAACAAGTTAAATTCCGTTATGTCTACCAGTTTCCGTACAGCATGAGACAG AAAACTCATGCCTATCACCACTTAAAAGACACAGTGCCAGAATCGGTCAAAAAAAGGCGGACACAGGAAGTTATAGACTGTGCCAGACAGGGAATGCTGGGATTGAATCAAAGTCAGATCGGCCAGGAGCAGCTTATACTTATAGAGGGG CACAGTAAACGATCTACCAGTGATATGTGGGGAAGGAATGACGGTGGGACTAAGGTGATAATACCCACTGACCCTATTCCTTGCTCTGAGCTAGACCCCAGTCTACAAGAATTGACGATAGGAGATTATGTTGCCGTAAAG GTTTTATCTGCCAATTCTCAGACGTTGTTTGGTCAGCCATTGTACCTTAGCAACCTTGTGGACTATGCCTCAAAACCTGCCAACCTCACCAAGTCAAGGACAGCCTTGGTTTCGTGA